The Amycolatopsis japonica nucleotide sequence CGGACGGGCTCGACACCGCCGCCCGCGAGGTCTCGGTGGCGGGGACGACGGTTCCCTACGAAGCGTTGGTGATCGCGACTGGCGCCACCGCGCGGCGGCTGCCCGGGAGCGAGGGGATCGCCGGAGTCCACACGTTGAGGACCGCGGAGGACGCGCTGGCGGTCCGTGCGGCGCTCGACGCCGGGGCACGGACAGTAGTGATCGGCGCGGGCTTCATCGGCTCGGAGGTCGCGGCCGCTGCTCGGAAGCGCGGGCTGCCGTCGACGATCGTCGAGACGCTCGACGTCCCGCTCGTCCGGTCCGTCGGCGCCGAGGCCGGCGCGGTGTGCGCCTCGCTGCACCGGGAGGCGGGTACGGAACTGCGGTTGTCCACCACGGTCACCGGCCTGGAGTCCGACGGCGGCGCGGTGACCGGCGTGCGGCTCTCGACCGGCGAAGTGCTGCCCGCTGAACTGGTGGTCGCCGGCATCGGCGTCGTCCCGGCCACCGGCTGGCTGGCCGGAAGCGGGGTACCGCTGCACGAGCGCGATGGCGGCGTGGTGTGCGACGCCACGCTCGCGACCGGAGTGCCCGGCGTGTACGCCGCCGGGGATGTCGCACATGCGGCGAATCCGTTGTTCGACGGCGAGTCGATGCGGCTGGAGCACTGGACGAACGCCGCGGAGCAGGGTGCCGCGGCCGCTCGTCACGCGCTCGCCCCGGAGGCGGCGAAGGCGTTGTCGCCGGTGCCGTACTTCTGGTCGGACTGGTACGACCATCGGATCCAGTTCGTCGGCACCCCGCGTGCGGACGAGGTGGTGGCCGCCGTCCCGGAGTCCGGTGGTTTCACCGCGCTGTACCGGCGCGGGGACCGGATCGTCGGGGCGCTGACCGTCGACCGGCCGCGGGAGATCATGAAGTACCGTCGGCACATCGCCGGGCGGGCGCCGTGGCCTGAGGCGCTGGCGTTCGCTGCGAGAATGGCGGCTTAGAATGACGATCATGAGTGAGGCACCGGTTACGGGAGGTCCGTACCGTCAACCGATCGTCGCGTCGGCGATCGAGCTGACCGTGCGTTCCGGCTGGTCCTCGGTGACGATGAGCAAACTCGCGGAGATCGTCGGCGTCAGCCGCCAGACCGTCTACAACGAACTCGGCTCGAAGACCCAGCTCGCCGAAGCGATGATCTCGCACGAACTCGCCCGGTTCCTTTCGGTGGTCCGGGATGCCTTCGAGCGGCACCCCGAAGACCTCGTCGAGGCGATCCACGACGCCGTCCGCGGCGTCCTCGAACTCGCCGACGACAATCTCCTGCTGCGTGCCATCGTCTCGGCCACGCACGGCGCCGACACCGAACTGCTGCCGTTGCTGACGGTGCGGGCCGGGAGCCTGCTGAGCGAAGCGACCGTCATGTTGCGCGGCCGTGTCCGCGCCTACGGGCCGCCACTGGACGCCGCGCAGCTGGACGTGGCGATCGACGTCGTGGTCCGGACCGTGCTGAGTCACATCATGCAGCCGTCGGACACCCCGGCACGCACGGCCGACGCCCTGGCGTGGATGGCTTCGCGTGTGCTCGGCGCGACGACGACCCGCTCATTGCGGCATCTCTCGGAGAATTAGGGCCGCGGTCTCCGCCGGGGTCGACCGGGTGTTGTCGATGCGCACGTGATCGTGCCGCTCGATCAGGTCCTGGGCGTGGGTGCGCCGCGTGTCGTCGGTGTTCATGACGTAGTCGCGGTCGAGTTCGAGCAGATTGGCGCGGGAGAAGTCGAGGTCGCGCTTGCTGGGCTTGCGGTCGAGGCGGAGCTCGGTGGTGTTCCGCTCGAGGCGTTCGTCGAGATCCGCGTACAGCTCGACGAACCGCGGCCTGCCGCCGCGCGACCGGACGATGTCGACGTACGAGGCGATGAGGTCGGTGTCCTCGGGGAGATCGAGACCCCACACGTAGGTGAAGACGAGGCCGGGCAGCGCGGCGTCGGCCGCCTCCTCGATGACACGGCGGCGGAACTCGTTGACGAGCCTGCCGAACGGCGGCGAGCCGAACGGGAAGATGCCGAGCACCGGCTCGACGGTCATGTGGTTGTGGAACAGCTTGAACCCGGTGAGCTTGCACAACTCCTCGCCGACGGTCATCTTGCCGACGGCGGGTGGTCCGAAGAGCACGACGAAGTCCACGTGGCCACGGTAGCGGGCTCACGAGTCGAGGCGCGGGGAATTGTCGGTGCCGTGTGCGACGCTCCACCGATGATCGTCGTGTTCGATGCCGAGCTCTGGGTCTGGGACGCCCGCCGTGGGGAGACCTGGACCTTCGTCAGCCTGCCCCAGGACATCTCCGAGGAGATCCGTGAGATCGCCGACGGGCCGCGCCGCGGGTTCGGAGCGGTCCGGGTCCAGGTCGGTATCGGCGGCAGCAAATGGAAGACGTCGATCTTCCCGGACTCCAAACAGGGTGCCTACGTGTTGCCGGTCAAGAAAGCGGTTCGCAAGGCCGAAGGGATCGAGGAAGGTGATAGGGCGAAAGTGACCGTCGAGCTGATCGATCTCTGACCAGGGCGCCGGCAAATTCGCACAAGCGCTGGTCAAGGCCACTCCTGACGATTCGGACTGGATCTCCGAACGGGGCAGATGTCAGGAGGCTTGACCGGCCATTGTCCACAAAGGACACTATTTGGTCGTTAGAACGACGCAAAACACTCACGACCCACTCGCAAAACGCTCACATCGGGCACGATCGCCTCGGAATTGTCCCCTATGGACAGTCGCGAGGGCGCGAGGCCGCTGGGACGAGCCCCTCCGTCACCGCTTGACCAGCGGATGGCGGCTTTACCGGGGACCTTGGACCTCTGACCGTCAGAGGAGGCGTTCACCGAGCGGCGTCGTCAGGTAGAGGACGCCGCGGCCGGAGCGTTCACGCGTGACGAGTCCGCTGTCCCGCAGGACCTTGAGGTGCTGGGAGACGGCGCTCGGTGTCACGCCCAAAGCACGCGCGAGGTCGGTCGTGGTCGCGGGGGAGGACAACGCGGTCAGGAGGGTGGCTCGCGTCCGGCCCAGTAGCCGTACGGAGCTGGACCGGGCTGAGCGTGTCCCGGCAGCCCACAGGGTGCCGGTTCCCCGCGCCGGATAGCGGATCGTGGTCTGGGTCGAGGAGTTCTCCTTGACCAGGACATACGGTGACCCGAGGACGACCGGTATCAGCACGAGACCTCCCAGCCCTCGCGTGACGACACGATGCTGATCGCGCCACCGCTCGCCGGCCAGGATCACCCGGTCGTCGTGCCAGCGGAGATCCGGATGCAGATCCGCGAACAACCGCTCGGCCCCACCCGCGGTCAAAGCCCGGGCGTGATAGCCGACATCGGCGTCCAGGACCGCCCGGATCCGTGGCCAATGCGGGGCGACAAGGCGGGCGTGGGCGACCCGAAGTTCCTCGGCGACGTCCCGCAGACCGGACACCGGATCATCGGCGAAGGCCGCGATGGCGGGAGGACGTTTTTCGCCGAAGATCCGGTCGAGGCTCGCCCTCACCCGGTCTTCAGGGGTTCGTTGCAGCGCGTCGAGGTCGTTTTCGAGGGAATCCCCGGAGTTTCGTGGGGCGGGGACGAGGAACTCCGGCCAGCCGAGTCTGCCGGTCACGACCAACGGCCAGGTACGCGAAAGGTCGAGTGGCTCGCGACCGAGTTCTTCGCGCGCCCAACGAAGCCAAGAGAGATTGACCGTGTTCCGGTCGATCCCGGCAAGTTGCTGCAGACAGGCCACGGTCTCGGACAGCGGCGAGATCGCGAACCGGGTCGCGGCCAGTTCGGAGACGCCCAGCTCGATGGTCATCGGCATCGCCCGAGTATGTAGGCATGAGCTAAATGGTGTCTCCGGAACACCGGACGCCGCCACGATCCGACCATGCCCGACCTATCCCGCGCCTACCGGCGGCTTTGGTGGGCCACCGGGATCGACAGCCTCGGCAACGGCGTCTTCGCTGCGGCGCTGCCCCTGCTGGCGGTGACGGTGAGCCACGACGCCAGAGACGTCGCCCTGGTCTCCGCCGCGACGTACCTGCCGTGGCTTCTGCTGTCGCTCACCGCCGGCTCCGTCGTCGACAAAGTCGACCTAACGACCCTCATGTGGCGAACGCAGACACTCCAAGCCCTGATCGTCGGGGTGCTCACCGCGCTCGTCGCGGCAGGAGCCGTCACCGTGCCTGTGCTCGTCCTGCTCGCGTTCGCGCTCGGGGCGTGCGATGTCTTCTATGACAACGCGGCGCAAACGGCGGTTCCGGATCTCGTCCCGAAAGGCCTACTGCACCAAGCGAACGGCAGACAGCAGGTGGCGATGATCGTGGGCAGGCAGTTCCTGGGCCCGCCTCTCGGGAGTCTCTTCTTCGCCCTCGCCTGGACGTTGCCGTTCGCCGTCGACGCCGCGTCGTTCGTCCTCGCCGCGGTACTGCTGGCGAAGCTGCCCAGACGAGGTGGCCAGGCGGAAAGCGCGAAGGTCCTCGATGGCGTCCGGTGGCTGATGAGGCACCGCTTGCTTCGCACTCTTGCGGTGCTGTTGGGCATCAACACCTTCTGCGGTCAGCTCGGGAACGCGACGCTCGTCCTGTTCGTGACCGACGTGCTGCATCTCGGCGCGGGGGTGTTCGGTCTCCTGCTCGCCGGTGCGGCGATCGGAGGTGTCGTGGGTGGGCTGGTGACCACCCGGCTGGTCGCCTGGCTCGGCGACCTCCGCGCGCTGCTCGTCTCGCTCGCCGTGAACGCCGTCGTCTTCCTCGGGATGGGGTTCAGCCCGAACGTCGCCGTACTCGGCGGGTTCTGGGCGGTGAGCAGTTTCGTGACGACCATTTGGAACGTCGTCACCGTCGGCGTCCGGCACCAGGAGGTGCCGTCGGCTCTGCTCGGCCGGGTCAACAGCGTGTACCGGCTGCTCGGCTGGGGACTGATGCCGCTCGGCGCGCTGACCGGCGGGCTGCTCGCGCACAGGTTCGGGCTTCGCGTTCCCTATCCCGTCGCGGGCGTCGTGCGCGGCCTCGCGCTCTTGGCCGCGCTTCCGGTGATCATCCCGGCGATGCGGGGCGCTACTCCTCAGTGAGCTCCGCCAGCTGATCCGCGGCGTCCTGGTTCCCCGCCGCGGCCAGCCGCCGCAGCTCGTCCAGGGCGCCCAGTTCGGTCGCCGTTTCGATCAGCTGGTCCGCCGCGTCGCTGCTGCCGCCGTCGGCCAGCCGCCGGAGTTCGGCCAGGTCGCCGCTTTCGGCGGCGGCCTGGATCCGTTCGTCGATGGCGTCCCGGTCAGCGCTCATGGTCACCAGGTTACGGGCAAGGCGTACACCCCATAGACGGAACCGTCGTGCTTGAAGTCGATCTCCGACAGGTCGGTCGCGAGCCGCAGTGTGGGGATACGCCGGTACAGCGTGCCGTAGACGACCTGAAGTTCCATGCGCGCGAGCGGCTGGCCGAGGCACTGGTGCACGCCGAAACCGAAAGCCACGTGACGGCGGGAGTCGCGGCGGAGGTCGAGCCGGTCGGGGTCGGGGAAGACGTCGGGATCGCGGTTGCCGATGTCGTTCGCCAGGATGATGCCTTCACCCGCCCGGATGACCTCGCCGGCGATCTCGATGTCCTCAAGCGCGACCCGGCGGCGTCCGTTGTGCGTGATGTGCAGGTAGCGCAGCAGTTCTTCGACGGCGGAGGCGATCAGCTTCGGGTCGTCGGTCTCGCGGAGGAGGGCGAGCTGGTCCGGGTGTTCGAGCAACGCCAGCGTGCCCAGCGCGATCATGTTGGCCGTCGTCTCGTGCCCGGCGATCAGCATGAGAACGCCCATCTGCGCCGCCTCCTGCCGGGTCAGCTCACCCGCACGGATGCGTTCGGTAAGACCCGACAGGAGGTCTTTGCCGGGGTTTTCGAGTTTCTCGCCGATCAGCGTGTCGAGGTACTCGCCCAGCGCGGCACCCGCGGCGGCCTTCGCCTCGGGGCCGGTCTCACGGTTGATGAGGACGTTGCTGTTGTCCTGGAAGAACTCGTGATCCGCGTAGTGGACACCCAGCAACTGGCAGATCACCAGCGAGGGCACGGGAAGCGCGAACGCCTTCACGAGGTCTGCGGGATTCGGACCGGCCAGCATCTCGTCGATCAGGTCGTCCACGATCTTCTGCACGCCTGGCCGCATGGCCTCCACGCGTTTGATGGTGAAGGGCGCGGTCACCATCCGGCGCAGCCGGGCGTGTTCGGGGTCGTCCATCAGGATGAAACTGATGGAGCCACCTCGCAGTGGTGTCGGGCTCGGATAGCCGGGCCGGGTGATGTCGGCGCTGACGCGGGGATCCGAGAGCAGTTTCCGCTGGTCGGCGTACCGGGTCGCGAGCCACGGCGTGCTGTCGTCCCACAACCGGACCCGCGCGAGCGGGGTTTCCTCCTGCAGCGACCGGATGACGGGTGGCGGGTCGAACGGGCAGCCCGCCGCCCTGGCGGCGGGAAAGGACGGTGTGGTGGTCAAGGCTTTCCTCCAACGAGAACACCGGTGAGGTCCGGGCGGCGCAGGCGGGCTTGTTTGGGCATGTTCCAGCCGAGGACACCGGTCACCACGCCGTTTCGCCGGTATTCGGCGACGAACCGGCGTTCGGCAGGAGATCCCTCCACAAGGGATACTTCCGCGTCCGCGAAGAGGGTGCCGTGGACGTGGATCTTGGTGTCGAACTGGTCGGTCCAGAAGTAGGGGATCGGCAGGTAGGGCCGGTCTTCGCCGAGGATGACCGTCGCCACGTGGGCCGCCTGCTCGGTGGCGTTGGTCCGGTTCTCCAGCCGCAAGGTCACGTCGAGCGCTTCGTGATGCCAGCGGGCCACGTCGCCCACGGCGTAGATCCCTTCCGCCGCACGGCATCGGGAATCGCAGACGACGCCGTTCGCCAGTGCCAGCCCGCTGCCTTCGAGCCAGTCCGTCGCCGGTGCGGCGCCGAACGCCACCACGACGACGTCCGCGGGGAGTACGTCGCCGGTTTCCAGTCGTACGCCGGTGACGTGCCCATCACGCGAATCCAGCCCGGTGACCGCCGCGCCGAGGCGCAGGGTCACGCCGCGGGAGGTATGCAGCTCCGCCAGCAGACCGGAGACGGCCGGGCCGAATTGCGCGGCCAGGGGCGCCGGCTGGGGACCCGCCAGGGTGACCGGGACGTCCATCCCCGCGACGCAGGCGGCGATCTCGGTACCGAGGACGCCGTCGCCGACGACGACCGCCCGTGAACAGGACAGCAGGTCCGCCCGCAAGGCCAGCGCGTCATCGAGGGTGCGGAGAACGTGAACACCGCTGAGATCGCTCTGGCCGGGGAAAGTGCGCGGTCGCAGTCCCGTGGCGAGCACGATCTCGTCGGCGGTCAGTTCGCGCCCCGAGGCCGTGCGGACGGTCCGCTCCCGGACGTCGAGCGCGACGGCCGCGTCGCCGAGCAGGAAATCGGCGTCCAATGTGGACAAGCGTTCGACGGTGCGAAGCTGGGTTCGAGCGGGTTCCCACTGTCCGGAAAGGACCTGTTTGGACAGTGGGGGCCGGTCGTAGGGGAGATGCGGCTCGGCGCCCAGCACCGTGATCCGGTCCGTATAGCCCTTGCGGCGCAAGGCCTCGACGGTGGCGAGGCCGGCGACGGAGGCGCCGACCACGAGCAGGGTCACTCGCTCACCGTGATGGCGGCGCCGGGACAGACGTCGGCGGCTTCGCGGACGATGTCGTGCGTGTCCGGGCCGGGCGTTTCCTGGAGCAGGAGCACGATGCCGTCCTCCTCCCGCTGGTCGAAGACGTCGGGGGCGAGCAGCACGCAGGTTCCGGCGCCGCAGCATTTGTCCTGGTCGACGGTGATCTTCATGGTCCTTTTCCTTCGTCCGGGCCGGGAGTGACCGGTGCGAGCCAGATCCCGGCGAGTGCGTCGATGAGCCCGGTCGCGGCGTCCTGCCAGGTGGACCGGGGAGTGGGGGTGCCCTCGGCGAGTGCGCGTTCGCGTTCGGCGACCATGTGGACCAGCAGCTGGCGGGCCATGTCGCCGCGTTCGGCGCGGACGTCGGCCGGTAGATCGGGCAGACAGCGGTGGAGTCCTTCGACGATCCGCACCAGCGACGGCGAGGTCAGCGATTCCTCGACCATGATCGGGCGGAGCGCGGGGTCGGTCATCACCTGCGCGCCGAATCGCGCGAACCAGGTGGGACTCCCGAGCGTGGCCAGATGCTCGGCCACGGGGGTGACCAGGCAGCCGATCCATTCCCGCAGATCCGTGCCGTCGCCGACGTCGGCGAGCATCCGGCGGCGGATCTCCTCGATCGGCCCCGAATGCCGCCGGGCGATCGCGCGCACCAGATCGGCCTTGGTGCCGAAGTGGTAGCCGACCGCGGTGTTGTTGCCCTGTCCCGCCGCTTCGCTGACCTGGCGGTTGGACACCGCGAACACGCCGTGTTCGGCGAACAGCCGCTCCGCCGCGGTCAGGATCAGTTCCCGCGTCGCGTGCGCCCGTTCGGCGCGGGCACCGGTGATCTCACTCGTCATGGGCATCACCATCGCACGGGCAGTTCCCGCAGTCCGCCGACGGCGAGCCCTTCGACCTTGCGCAGGTCCGCCGCCTCGACGGCGAGTTCCAGCGTGGGCAGTTTGTCCAGCAGGACACCGAGGACGACCTGGAGTTCGGTCCTGGCGAGCGGCTGCCCCAGGCACGCGTGCGCGCCGGCACCGAACGCCAGATGCGGGTTCGGGCTCCGGTCGAGCGCCATGTCGGCGGCGGCTTCGAACGCGCTCTCGTCCCGGTTCGCCGCGGCCATGCTGCACATCGCGGTGGTGCCCGCCGGCAAGGTCGTGCCGCCGACCTCGAAATCTTCGGTGAGGTAGCGGGACATGCCGATGCCCGCGTTGGCGTCCATGCGCAGGGATTCCTCGACGGCGGTGCGGATCAGCGACCGGTCCGCGAGCAGCGCTTCCCAGCGGCTCCGGTCCTCCAGCAGCATCGCCACCATCTTCGCGATCATGTTCGCGGTGGTCTCGTGCCCGGCGATGAGCAACCCGATGCCGGTCGCGACGAGCAGCGCGTCGGACCAGCGCTCCCCGTCGACATCGGTGTCGGTGATGAGCGCGCTGAGGATGTCCTCGCCGGGCTCGGCTCGCTTCGCCGCGATGTGCCCGCCCATGTACCGGCCGAATTCCGCCTGCGCGACGTCGAATTCGGCCTGCGTGTAGCGGGTCATGCTGAGCATGACGTCGGACCAGTGGGCGAAGCGTTCCCGGTCGGTGTCCGGGACGCCGAGCATGTCGCAGATGACCCATACGGGGAGCGGAAACGCCAGGCTCGCCTTGAGGTCCGCGGGCTCGCCCTTCGCGACCATTTCGTCGATCAGCTGGACGGCCATCGCCTCCATCCGGGGCCTCAGCGCGTTCATCCGCTTGGCGGTGAACCACTTCCCGAGCATCCGGCGCCATTTCAGATGCGCCTCGCCGTGCTGCGGGATCACGCCCGCCATCTCGCTGTTGAAGACCCCGCCCGATTCGGTGTCCGCGACCCGCGCCGCCTTGTCCGCGGGAGTCGGCCGGGTGAACCGGGGGTCGGAAAGGACGCTTTTGACGTCCGCGTAGCGGGTGATCAGCGTCGCCTCGTCGCCACTCGCGAGGGTGACCTTGGCGACCGGGCACTTAGCGCGGAACTCGGCCCATTCGGCGGGCGGTGCCAGGGCCGCCTCGGTCGGAAACGGGAAGCTCGGCAGACGCTCCGTCATCGAAGGCTCCTTCAGCGTGGCGGGGTTCGGTGATTCACACAGTGCCCGGGTTGTTGGCATAAGTCAATCAACTGACTTAAGTTGGAGTCGTTCGCTCCCCCATCCCCTCCGGAGGCCTTGAATGACTCAGCCCGTGCCACGCCCTCAAGTGGTCGTGGTGGTGTTAGCGCTGGGCGGGATCGTGGTCTCGCTGATGCAGACCCTGGTCATCCCCCTGATCCCGAAGCTGCCGGAACTGCTGGACGCGTCGCCCGCCGACGCGGTCTGGGTGATCACGGCGACGTTGCTGGCGAGCGCCGTCGCGACGCCGGTCGTCGGCAGGCTCGGCGACATGTACGGGAAGCGGCGGATGCTGCTGCTCAGCCTCGGCATGCTGATCGCCGGTTCGATCGTCGCCGGGCTCAGCGACACGCTGGCGCCGATGGTGGTCGGCCGGGTTCTG carries:
- a CDS encoding NAD(P)/FAD-dependent oxidoreductase; protein product: MALVVVGASLAGLRAVEAARRDGYRGRIVLIGAEDHPPYDRLPLSKAFLDAEGSGEVEPFHGEDALRDEFGVELMLGAPADGLDTAAREVSVAGTTVPYEALVIATGATARRLPGSEGIAGVHTLRTAEDALAVRAALDAGARTVVIGAGFIGSEVAAAARKRGLPSTIVETLDVPLVRSVGAEAGAVCASLHREAGTELRLSTTVTGLESDGGAVTGVRLSTGEVLPAELVVAGIGVVPATGWLAGSGVPLHERDGGVVCDATLATGVPGVYAAGDVAHAANPLFDGESMRLEHWTNAAEQGAAAARHALAPEAAKALSPVPYFWSDWYDHRIQFVGTPRADEVVAAVPESGGFTALYRRGDRIVGALTVDRPREIMKYRRHIAGRAPWPEALAFAARMAA
- a CDS encoding TetR family transcriptional regulator; translated protein: MTIMSEAPVTGGPYRQPIVASAIELTVRSGWSSVTMSKLAEIVGVSRQTVYNELGSKTQLAEAMISHELARFLSVVRDAFERHPEDLVEAIHDAVRGVLELADDNLLLRAIVSATHGADTELLPLLTVRAGSLLSEATVMLRGRVRAYGPPLDAAQLDVAIDVVVRTVLSHIMQPSDTPARTADALAWMASRVLGATTTRSLRHLSEN
- a CDS encoding AAA family ATPase, whose translation is MDFVVLFGPPAVGKMTVGEELCKLTGFKLFHNHMTVEPVLGIFPFGSPPFGRLVNEFRRRVIEEAADAALPGLVFTYVWGLDLPEDTDLIASYVDIVRSRGGRPRFVELYADLDERLERNTTELRLDRKPSKRDLDFSRANLLELDRDYVMNTDDTRRTHAQDLIERHDHVRIDNTRSTPAETAALILREMPQ
- a CDS encoding DUF1905 domain-containing protein, producing the protein MIVVFDAELWVWDARRGETWTFVSLPQDISEEIREIADGPRRGFGAVRVQVGIGGSKWKTSIFPDSKQGAYVLPVKKAVRKAEGIEEGDRAKVTVELIDL
- a CDS encoding ArsR/SmtB family transcription factor, yielding MPMTIELGVSELAATRFAISPLSETVACLQQLAGIDRNTVNLSWLRWAREELGREPLDLSRTWPLVVTGRLGWPEFLVPAPRNSGDSLENDLDALQRTPEDRVRASLDRIFGEKRPPAIAAFADDPVSGLRDVAEELRVAHARLVAPHWPRIRAVLDADVGYHARALTAGGAERLFADLHPDLRWHDDRVILAGERWRDQHRVVTRGLGGLVLIPVVLGSPYVLVKENSSTQTTIRYPARGTGTLWAAGTRSARSSSVRLLGRTRATLLTALSSPATTTDLARALGVTPSAVSQHLKVLRDSGLVTRERSGRGVLYLTTPLGERLL
- a CDS encoding MFS transporter; the protein is MPDLSRAYRRLWWATGIDSLGNGVFAAALPLLAVTVSHDARDVALVSAATYLPWLLLSLTAGSVVDKVDLTTLMWRTQTLQALIVGVLTALVAAGAVTVPVLVLLAFALGACDVFYDNAAQTAVPDLVPKGLLHQANGRQQVAMIVGRQFLGPPLGSLFFALAWTLPFAVDAASFVLAAVLLAKLPRRGGQAESAKVLDGVRWLMRHRLLRTLAVLLGINTFCGQLGNATLVLFVTDVLHLGAGVFGLLLAGAAIGGVVGGLVTTRLVAWLGDLRALLVSLAVNAVVFLGMGFSPNVAVLGGFWAVSSFVTTIWNVVTVGVRHQEVPSALLGRVNSVYRLLGWGLMPLGALTGGLLAHRFGLRVPYPVAGVVRGLALLAALPVIIPAMRGATPQ
- a CDS encoding cytochrome P450, whose protein sequence is MTTTPSFPAARAAGCPFDPPPVIRSLQEETPLARVRLWDDSTPWLATRYADQRKLLSDPRVSADITRPGYPSPTPLRGGSISFILMDDPEHARLRRMVTAPFTIKRVEAMRPGVQKIVDDLIDEMLAGPNPADLVKAFALPVPSLVICQLLGVHYADHEFFQDNSNVLINRETGPEAKAAAGAALGEYLDTLIGEKLENPGKDLLSGLTERIRAGELTRQEAAQMGVLMLIAGHETTANMIALGTLALLEHPDQLALLRETDDPKLIASAVEELLRYLHITHNGRRRVALEDIEIAGEVIRAGEGIILANDIGNRDPDVFPDPDRLDLRRDSRRHVAFGFGVHQCLGQPLARMELQVVYGTLYRRIPTLRLATDLSEIDFKHDGSVYGVYALPVTW
- a CDS encoding NAD(P)/FAD-dependent oxidoreductase, whose translation is MTLLVVGASVAGLATVEALRRKGYTDRITVLGAEPHLPYDRPPLSKQVLSGQWEPARTQLRTVERLSTLDADFLLGDAAVALDVRERTVRTASGRELTADEIVLATGLRPRTFPGQSDLSGVHVLRTLDDALALRADLLSCSRAVVVGDGVLGTEIAACVAGMDVPVTLAGPQPAPLAAQFGPAVSGLLAELHTSRGVTLRLGAAVTGLDSRDGHVTGVRLETGDVLPADVVVVAFGAAPATDWLEGSGLALANGVVCDSRCRAAEGIYAVGDVARWHHEALDVTLRLENRTNATEQAAHVATVILGEDRPYLPIPYFWTDQFDTKIHVHGTLFADAEVSLVEGSPAERRFVAEYRRNGVVTGVLGWNMPKQARLRRPDLTGVLVGGKP
- a CDS encoding ferredoxin; this encodes MKITVDQDKCCGAGTCVLLAPDVFDQREEDGIVLLLQETPGPDTHDIVREAADVCPGAAITVSE
- a CDS encoding TetR/AcrR family transcriptional regulator, coding for MTSEITGARAERAHATRELILTAAERLFAEHGVFAVSNRQVSEAAGQGNNTAVGYHFGTKADLVRAIARRHSGPIEEIRRRMLADVGDGTDLREWIGCLVTPVAEHLATLGSPTWFARFGAQVMTDPALRPIMVEESLTSPSLVRIVEGLHRCLPDLPADVRAERGDMARQLLVHMVAERERALAEGTPTPRSTWQDAATGLIDALAGIWLAPVTPGPDEGKGP
- a CDS encoding cytochrome P450 → MTERLPSFPFPTEAALAPPAEWAEFRAKCPVAKVTLASGDEATLITRYADVKSVLSDPRFTRPTPADKAARVADTESGGVFNSEMAGVIPQHGEAHLKWRRMLGKWFTAKRMNALRPRMEAMAVQLIDEMVAKGEPADLKASLAFPLPVWVICDMLGVPDTDRERFAHWSDVMLSMTRYTQAEFDVAQAEFGRYMGGHIAAKRAEPGEDILSALITDTDVDGERWSDALLVATGIGLLIAGHETTANMIAKMVAMLLEDRSRWEALLADRSLIRTAVEESLRMDANAGIGMSRYLTEDFEVGGTTLPAGTTAMCSMAAANRDESAFEAAADMALDRSPNPHLAFGAGAHACLGQPLARTELQVVLGVLLDKLPTLELAVEAADLRKVEGLAVGGLRELPVRW